One Labilithrix sp. genomic window, CTCGGAGCGACAGCGGCGCGCGAGCGGCGCGCGGAGCGATCAGAGCGTGGTCAGCTTCGTGTCCTTGTCGACGGTGCCCATGTCGACGAAGGCGCGGTCGAGCATCACGACGAACGGGCGCTCGTCGAAGGACACGCCGCCCTTGCCGTCGTGCTCGAGCACCTCGAGCTTGCCCATGCCGTAGCCCATCGGGCCGCGCGAGTAGTAGTGCGCCTGCAGCTTGTACGGGAAGGTCCGCTTGTCCTTGCCGCCGCGGATCGTGAAGCACTCCGGGCCGTAGCCGGTCGTCACGTCGGCGTAGAGGTTGCCGCCGGACGGGAGCGCCGGCTGCGAGTAGAACGCGTGACCGCCCTTGCCGTCGTGGATGTGGAAGTCGACGTCGTTCGCGTCGGTCTCCCAGACGAGGACGAAGCGGAGCGACGGCGTGTTCTCCTCGACGCCGCCCGACTCGACGAGCTTCGCCTTGATCTCCGCCGCGCGCGCGGGCTGCGCCTTCGTCCAGACCGCGGCGATGATGCCCATGTCCTCCTTGAGGATGCGGTCGACCCCGCGGAAGCGGCCCGCCGGATACGTGCGCTGTACACCCTTCCGGATCGCCTCGAAGGCCTTCTCGTGGTCGCCCTTCTTCAGGAGCGCGTAGGCGTAGAGGCGGTGGCTCGCGGGGTGATCGGGGCGCTGCTCCGCCGCCTTGCCGTAGGTGTCGGCCGCGAGCGCCTGCGCCTTCGCGCTGTGCAAGCGATCGAGGCGCTCGCCCGCGAAGCGGCGCGAGTCGGCGCGGAAGGAGAAGAGCTCGAGGATGGAGCCGTAGGCGCGCGCGGCGGAGTCGATCTCGTTCTTCGCCTCGAACACCTCGCCGAGCGCGACGAGCGAGAGGATGTCGCCCGGCTGATCGGCGTGCCAGCGGTTCGCTTCGTCGAGCGCGGCGTCCTTGCTCCCGTTCGAGAGGAGCTCCATCACCGTCTTGAAGCGGCCCTCGTACGGGAGCGACTTCGCGACCTCGGGCTGGCCGTCGTTCGTGCCGGCGCCGCTGCCGCCGCCGACGAGGTCGAACGACTGCGTGAAGACCGCGTCGCCCGAGCCCGGCGCCG contains:
- a CDS encoding AgmX/PglI C-terminal domain-containing protein — its product is EERAPGRAAPGPGTGAMDPSIGGGGAPAAPRPALRRPAPRAEGGLGAAPHRPPSTMPATPPAATATGLLEQSERRVEGATAAVRPTTLTVDHGISSDEAQRVIRGAVPRYRQCYQSSLSGDPSARGVLTIRFNVDKGGEVQSADVLANPGGSALAACVTGVSKSLRFPAPGSGDAVFTQSFDLVGGGSGAGTNDGQPEVAKSLPYEGRFKTVMELLSNGSKDAALDEANRWHADQPGDILSLVALGEVFEAKNEIDSAARAYGSILELFSFRADSRRFAGERLDRLHSAKAQALAADTYGKAAEQRPDHPASHRLYAYALLKKGDHEKAFEAIRKGVQRTYPAGRFRGVDRILKEDMGIIAAVWTKAQPARAAEIKAKLVESGGVEENTPSLRFVLVWETDANDVDFHIHDGKGGHAFYSQPALPSGGNLYADVTTGYGPECFTIRGGKDKRTFPYKLQAHYYSRGPMGYGMGKLEVLEHDGKGGVSFDERPFVVMLDRAFVDMGTVDKDTKLTTL